GATCGCATGATATCGAGCGATGCGCCAACGTAAGGCGCCAGATCGGTCTTGTTGATCACGAGCAGATCGGACTTGGTGATGCCCGGGCCGCCTTTGCGCGGGATCTTCTCGCCACCGGCGACATCGATCACGTAGATCGTCAGATCCGACAGCTCAGGGCTGAACGTGGCCGCGAGGTTGTCGCCGCCGGATTCGATGAAGACCACGTCGGCATCGGGAAAGCGATCCAGCATGCGCTCGACGGCCTCGAGGTTGATCGACGCATCTTCGCGAATCGCCGTGTGTGGGCATCCACCGGTTTCGACACCGAGAATGCGCTCCGGCTCCAGTGCGCCGGCCACGGTGAGCAATCGCTGGTCCTCCTTCGTGTAGATGTCGTTGGTGATGACGACGAGGTCGTACCGGTCCCGCATGGCCTTGCAGAGCATTTCGGTCAGGGTCGTCTTGCCGGAGCCGACCGGGCCGCCGATCCCGACACGCAGCGGCGGATTCTTCTTGGTACGACGGGCGTTGGTGGTTGTCGTCATGGCAAATGTCGTAGTGGCGATGAATTGACGAAGTCGAGGCGCGATGCAGCGGCGTCCTACGAGCGGAACAGACGTGAGTACTGCGTTTCGTGACGCGACGCGAGAATGGCGAGCGCCGGCGAAAACGTATTGAACTGGTCGTCGCGCAGTGAGGCCGCGCGATAGGCGGCGTCGACGACGCGTGTGCGCAACGCGACGATCACACGCTGCGCGGCCAACTGGCCCAGCGGCACGGCCTTGAGCGCGCCAGCCACTTGATTTTCGAGCCAACTGAACGCGTAGGCGACAAGCGTATCGGCCAGCGCGGCGCCATGCGCGAGTGCAGCGAAGGCGAAGGCCGTCGGCAATGCGATGGGACGCAGCGAGGACAGCAGCACACGTTGCCGCGAGTCTCCCCATTCGAGCGAGAGGGCAAGCTGTGTGAGCGACCAACCCATCTGTTCGGTTTCGGCGCGAAGCTCGGCGGCTTCCCGCGTGGCGAGCAGCCAGTCGTTCACCTGCGAGAGTGCCGTCGCATCGCTGGCTTGCCAGTGGCGCCATTGTCTGGCGAGCAGCGCCAGCTCACCGGTGGTGAAGACGCCGTCCAGTTGGCTGGCAATCCAGCGTTCGGCGCTTGGGGCGTTGTGAATGATGCCGTGCTCGACGGCCGCTTCGAGCCCTTGCGAGTAGCTGAAGGCGCCGATGGGCAGTGCGGGCGACGCAAGGTGCAGCAGCGCAGCAAGCGACTGCAGCGACGCCGTTGCGACCGGCTCAGCGAGAGGACTGGCCAGGCTTGCTGTCATCGGGCGAATTTGCCGGAGGGTGCGCATTCGCGCCTGCGGCGTCGACTTGCGACGGCGAATGATCGTGTGTGCAGTCAGCACCGTGGACGTGTGCGTGACCCGTGCCCGCGTCATGTAAATGATCATGGGCGCAGTGCTGGCCGTGGGCGTGCATGTGGCCATCGTTCCCGTCATGCACGTGCGAGCATTCGGCGCCGTGCACATGACCATGGGTATGATCGTGCCCACATCCGGGACCGTGCTCATGCACATGGTGATGTCCGTGCCCGGACGCATGGTCGTGCCCGTGATGTTCATGGAACACCCGCTGCGCGAGCGCGAAGTCTTCGGTAAAGGTGGCGTCGTGGCCGTGTTTGTGCCCGCCACCGTAGGCGCCGGCTTCGGGCTCGAAAGGCATGAGGGCTTCGGCAACGTCGACGTCGAGCCGCAGCAGCATATCGCGCAGCACCGGATCGTACTCGAGCTTGAGGTAGCCGTCGCCCACTTCCACCGGCGTGTGCCGGTTGCCGAGATGGTAGGCGGCACGCGTCAGCGCGAGCGGTGAGGCCGCGCTCACGAGCAGCACCGTCTCCGGTGCGGCTTCCACGCGGATGAGGCCGCCATCGTCGGCCACCAGCACGTCGCCGCCGCGCAGCACGGTGCCGCGCGGCAGAAACAGCGCCACCTCCTCGCCGGTGGCGAGCGTGGCACGCAGGCGGCTTTTGCTGCGAGCGTCGAAGGGCAGCACGAGTGCAGGGGAGCGACGCACCAGCGGCGCCGCGAGGGTGCCGGCATCGAGGCGTTTCTCGACGCGGCGCAGCGTCGCCGACGATGGCGGGGCCGTGGACGAACCGGAGGATTCGGAGACTTGCGACATGATTCAGAACAGGAAGTAGCGTTGGGCCATCGGCAACACGGTTGCGGGCTCGCACGTGAGCCATTGACCGTCCGCGATGACCTGATAGGTCTCGGGGTCGACGCTGATGTGCGGCAGCCAGTCGTTATGGATCATGTTGGCCTTGGTCACCTGCCGGATATCGCGCACCGGCACAATGCGCTTGGACAGCCCATAGCGGCCGGCCACGTCGCCATCGTACGCCGCTTGCGACACGAACGTCAGCGATGTACGCGCCAGGGCGCCGGCGCGTGCACCGAACATCTCGCGATAGTGCACCGGCTGGGGC
The Pandoraea pulmonicola DNA segment above includes these coding regions:
- the ureG gene encoding urease accessory protein UreG, which encodes MTTTTNARRTKKNPPLRVGIGGPVGSGKTTLTEMLCKAMRDRYDLVVITNDIYTKEDQRLLTVAGALEPERILGVETGGCPHTAIREDASINLEAVERMLDRFPDADVVFIESGGDNLAATFSPELSDLTIYVIDVAGGEKIPRKGGPGITKSDLLVINKTDLAPYVGASLDIMRSDTQKMRGMRPFVMGNMKEGKGLQEIIGFIEARGMLA
- a CDS encoding urease accessory protein UreF; translated protein: MTASLASPLAEPVATASLQSLAALLHLASPALPIGAFSYSQGLEAAVEHGIIHNAPSAERWIASQLDGVFTTGELALLARQWRHWQASDATALSQVNDWLLATREAAELRAETEQMGWSLTQLALSLEWGDSRQRVLLSSLRPIALPTAFAFAALAHGAALADTLVAYAFSWLENQVAGALKAVPLGQLAAQRVIVALRTRVVDAAYRAASLRDDQFNTFSPALAILASRHETQYSRLFRS